The DNA window TTATTCAGCAGACGCGCGCCGAGCGCCCCTGCCGGGTGGGAGCGGGCAAAATCCTCTTCATTGAAGCCGCGGGCCTGCATGACCGCCATCGCCAGCGCATCGCCAAGCATCAGGGTGTTGACGGTGCTGGAGGTCGGCGCCAGGTGCATCGGACAGGCCTCTCGCTCGACGGCGATATCCAGCACCGCTTTCGCCGCCAGCGCCAGCGGCGAGGTGGATTTGCCGGTCATCGCCAGCAGCGGGATACCTTTTTCCTCCAGCCGCGGCACGATCAGATCCAGCTCTTTCGCGCTGCCGGAGTAGGAGATAAACAGCATCACGTCGCGGCCGTCGAGCATGCCAAGATCGCCGTGCAGCGCTTCCGCCGGATGGACAAAAAAGGCCGGGGTGCCGGTGCTGGCGAAAGTCGCCGCCAGCTTTTTGCCGATATGACCGGATTTACCGATACCGGAGACAATCAGTTTGCCCTCGCAGTGGATGATGGTTTCCGCCGCGCGGATGAAGTCGTCGCCCAGGCGTTCCGGCAGGCGGCTCGCCTCCTGTAGCTCCAGCATCAGGGTCTGGCGTCCGGCCTCTAACAAAAAGTTACTCATGATGTTCTCCAGTAATAATGACTTCTATGCCTTTGGCTTCCAGCGCCCGCTGGAATGCAGGGTCAATATCGGCATCGGTAATCAATTTATCCACGCGCTCCAGGCCGCAGACGATATTGGGGCTTTTACGGCCAAACTTTGACGAGTCGGCCATCAGGATCACTTCGCGGGCGGCGTTGCACATCGCCTTGCTGACGGTATACACCTCATTGAAGGTGGTGACGCCGGCGTTCAGATCGATGCCGTCGGTGCCCATAAACAGCTTGTCGAAACTGAACTGTTCGAAAGCGTTTTCCGCCAGCTGGCCGTGAAAGGAGGCCGATTTTTTGCGGAAGGTGCCGCCGGGCATCAGGATAGTCTGTTCATTATCCAGTTCGGCCAGAGCGTTGACGATATGCAGGCTGTTGGTCATCACCGTGATGTTATTGAAGCGGCTGAGCAGTGGGACCATCTGCAGCACCGTGCTGCCGGCATCGAGGATGAGGGAGTCGCCATCATGAATAAAGCGCACCGCCGCTTCGGCGATGCGCGCTTTCTTATGGGTGTTGATCAGCGTTTTATGATCGATCGGCGGATCGGCTTCATCTTTGTTGAGTACCACGCCACCGTAGGTGCGAATGACGGTGCCGGCGTTTTCCAGCGTGACCAGATCCTTGCGGATGGTGGTGCCGGTAGTATCGAAGTGTTGCGCCAGCTCTTCGACCGAGCATTTTCCCTGCGACTGCAGGAACTCGAGAATGGCTGCCTGGCGCTGACGTGGTTTCATAGGCGTCTATCCTGCGTTTAAGTTTCGAAGTGATAATTTCGCAAGATATTTACTTTTACAACGAAATTATCCATGTTTCGGATTAAGCGCTAATGATAGTGCATTCTGACAGCGCGGATCATGGGGAAAGATCACATCAGGCTGCAATTCCCCGATATGTTTGCCGTCCAGCGCGGGGATTTTTTGCGGTCGGGCGAAAATGGTGAAGCCTTTCATCAGCAGCGTGTCGCAAATGCGGTTGTCATCATCAACGGCGATAGCGACGATGGCGCGCGGTTGAAAGCGCCCGGCGGAGCGGCCGACCCCCACCCGACCCTGCTGGCACAGGCGGTCGAAGGCGCGATTGAAGCGGCGGATCTGCCAGCCGCCGAAGGCCAGTTGGGTAAGCCAGGCGATGGCGGCGACGGTGATGAGTGCGGTAACCATAGGTGTCTCCTTAAGGGGGCCGGGAACAACCCGGGTCGCGGCGCGAGCGCCTAACCCGAGCGACCCGCGGTGCCGTATTTTTGTCGGGTGGCGGCTAACGCCTTATCCGACCTACCGTTTTGTAGCCCGGATAAGCGCGGCGCCATCCGGGATCCCTTTAAAACATCACCTGGCCGCCGGTAACGTTGATCGACTGACCGGTGCAGTACGACGCCTGCGGGCTGGCGTAAAACATCAGGACGTTCAGCACATCCTGATATTCGCAACCGCGCTTCAGGGGTACCTTGTCGATGTAGTACTGCTCGACCTCGCTCTCATCGATACCGAGCTTGGTGGCGTACTGCGGCAGCAGCGACTGGAACATCGGCGACTTCAGCAGATTACCGAGCATCAGTGAGTGTACGGTAATGCCGTACTCCGCCAGATCCAGCGCCAGCGACTGGGTCAGGCCGACGCCGCCGAACTTCGCCGCGCTGTAGCCGGAGTTGTGCTTGCTGCCCACTTTGCCGGATTTCGAGTTGATCTGAATGATGCGTCCCTTAATGCCGTCGCGGATCATCAGCCGGGAAAACTCGCGGGCGCAGAGGAAGTAGCCCACCAGATTGACCTGCAGCGAGCGGTCGAAATCCCCCAGCGCAAAGTCGCTAATAAACGCCGCTTTAGCGATGCCGGCGCTGTACACCAGCAGGTCGACACGCGAGAAAATCTCATCCACTCCGTGGGCCAGCGCGGTGACGCTGGCCTCGCTGGTGGCGTCGGCGCCGAAGCCATACGCCATGCCTTCGCCATATTCAGCGTTAATCTCCTGGGCGACGCGGCTGGCTTTTTCGCTCTGAATATCGACCACCGCCACGCGGTAGCCCTCGGCGGCCAGCCCGCGGCACAGAAACTCTCCTAAGGTTTGTCCACCGCCAATGACAACAGCAACCTGATTCATCTTTCTCTCCTGTTAAGCAACAAATTTCAGTACGCAGCCGGTGGCGATGCCTTCCGGCACCGGGCCCGCGACGTGCACGGTTCCGGGGAATTCCGCTTCGCGGTGACCATCAAAGCGCAGGGTGATGTGGCCCAGCTCGCGCAGGTTTTGTTCGGCGACCTCGCCGACGGCGGTCACCGGGTAGCGCAGCTCGCCAAGCTGCAGCTCTGCGCCCGGCTGCAGCGCGCCGGCAAGCTCGCCGTGGTTGTGAATAAAGCAGTACTCTTCGATATCGGCAGGGGCGCCTTCGCGGAAGGTGATCAGCATCTGCTCCTCCAGCGCCATCGTCGCGCTGGCGCCGATATGGGTAATGGTGGTCTGGTAAATCACGGTCATCTTCAGGCACCTCTTATTGATAAATAAATCCGGAAACGAACCACGCGATCAGCACCGTTGGCGCGCCGGTCAAAAAGCGGCTGACCAGCACCGACGGCACGCCGACGCGCACGGTATCCTGGCGGGCTTCAGCCAGCGACAGGCCTACCGGGATAAAATCGCAGGCGGCCTGGGCGTTAATGGCGAACAGCGCCGGCAGGGCGAGGTGCGGGGGAATATTGCCGAGGCCGATCTGAACGCCGATCAGTACGCCAATCACCTGGGCGATAACCGCGCCGGGGCCGAGAAACGGCGACAGCAGCGGGAAGGAGCAGATCAGCGCCAGGGTCACCAGACCCAGCGGATGGCTGGCCAGCGGCGCCAGGCCATGGGCGATCCAGTCGCCGATGCCGGAGGCCATGATGATGCCGATCAGCGCCGAGACGAAGGCCATAAACGGCAGGATGGTCTTCAGCACCGTATCGATGGTGTCGCGCCCGGCCTGGAACAGCACCGCCACCACCGAGCCCATCCCCATCCCGACCTTCGCCAGCAGGCCATCGCTCTGTTCAGTGATCTTTTTGCTGGTGTCGTAATCGCGACCCGCGCGGTTGTTCTCCGCCGGCGGCTCGGGAGCTACCGCGCTGTCGGTCGCGATGCGCTGAATGTTCTCCTCTTTGACGCCGGAGACGTAGATATCTTCTGTGATGTACTGGGCCAGCGGCCCCGATTTGCCGGTGGCATGGATATTCACCGTCGGGATACGACGCTTGGGGTAGAGCCCGCAGCGCAGGGTGCCTCCGCAGTCGATAATCGCCACGCCGATGTCGCTTTCCGCCGGTTCGCCCTCTTTAAAACCGTCCACCGCCTGCCAGCCGGTCAGGCTGGCGATGCGGTCAACGATCGCCGGGCGGGTGCCGGCGGTGATATAGACGATCTTTTTGCCCTCGACGACGTCGAGCTCAAGGGGGCCGCCCCAGCCGCCGGTGCCTTTCTCAATACGAATCCGGGTCATGATGTCGCTCCTGACAGATGCACTTTCTGAGCCAGCTGAATCGCCATTTTTCGTTCGAAAATCGAGGTGGTCAGGTCGGTGACCCAGCCGCGGAAGAAGTTGGTCACCAGCCCGACCAGCAGATAGCTCACCGCCAGCGGCCCAAGCGGCAGGCCGAGGGTGGTGAGGCCGTTGGCGATGCCGAGATAGACGAACAGCTCGCCGGGGTTGATATGCGGAAACAGGCCGTTCATCGAGTGGCAGCTGTAGGACGCCGCCGCGTAATAGCTGGGCTTGTACTTCTCTGGCATAAAGCGGCCCAGGCTCAGGGTCATCGGGTTACAAAACACAAAGGTGCCGATGCAGGGCAACAGCAGGTAGCGGGAGATCGGGTTCCCGGCGCAGCGCTGCGCCAGTTTTTCGATCCGCTGCTGGCCGATAAAGTTGATCAGCGCGTTCATGATCACCAGCAGACTGATCAGCAAGGGGAGGATCCCGGTCACCATTCCGGTAAATACCTCGCCGCCTTTCTGAAACAGGCCGATAAACCACTCTGCGCCGTGGGTCACGACGTCAATCATTGTTCTCTCCTTCAGCATGTTATTTTTCTTGCTAACTGCAGGCTGATTTTAATCACTTTGAAAGGTTTTAAAGTGTTAAATAGATCGCAAAATGAAAGATAAATATTTTATTTCGAAAGATTGGCGCTGAGAGGATGAAATCACGAGGCGCATGACAGCATCCAGGAAGGGGGGCGGTGAAGGACTATTTTGTCTACAAACAGATTGTCGCTTTCTTGTTGGTCGTCGCATGCTTTACCATAATTATCCCTTGCTGAATTTGTTAAACGGAATTCCCATGTTGAAGCGTCGCTCTCTGGCTGTACTTCCCCTTTGTGTGCTCCTCGCTGCCTGCAGCAGCAAACCCAAGACTCCCGCGGAAACGGAGATGGCGAGTGGAACCGGCGGCTTTTTGCTGGAACCGCAGCATAACGTGATGCAGATGGGCGGCGACTTCGCCAACAACCCGGCAGCGGCGCAGTTCATCGATAAGATGGTGGCGAAGCACGGCTTCGACAGGCAGCAGCTGCAGGAGATACTGTCGCAGGCGAAGCGTCTGGACTACGTTCTGCGGCTGATGGATCGTCAGGCGCCGACCGGCCTGCCGCCGACCGGGCCGACCGGCGCCTGGCTGCGCTACAAGAAACAGTTTATTACCCCCGATAACGTGCAGAACGGCGTGGTGTTCTGGAATCAGTATCAGGACGCGCTCAACCGCGCTTATCAGGTCTACGGCGTACCGCCGGAAATCATTGTCGGCATTATCGGCGTGGAGACCCGTTGGGGCCGGGTGATGGGCAAAACCCGCATCCTCGACGCGCTGGCGACTCTGTCGTTTAACTATCCGCGCCGTGCTGAATACTTCTCCTCCGAGCTGGAAACCTTCCTGCTAATGGCGCGCAGCGAAAGCGACGACCCGCTGGATCTGAAAGGCTCATTCGCCGGGGCGATGGGTTACGGCCAGTTTATGCCGTCCTCCTATAAGCAATACGCGGTGGACTTTAACGGCGACGGCCATATCAACCTGTGGGACCCGGTGGATGCGATCGGCAGCGTGGCCAACTACTTCAAACAGCACGGCTGGGTGAGCGGCGATCTGGTGGCGGTGCAGGCGCTGGGCCAGGCGCCGGGGCTGGAGAATGGTTTCAAAACCAAATACAGCGTTTCGCAGCTGTCGGCGGCGGGATTAACCCCGACCCAGCCGCTGGGCAACCATCAGCAGGCCAGCCTGCTGCGCCTGGACGTCGGCACCGGCTATGAGTACTGGTACGGGTTGCCTAACTTCTACACCATCACCCGCTACAACCACAGCACCCACTACGCCATGGCCGTCTGGCAGCTTGGCCTGGCGGTTTCTCAGGCCCGCGGCGGTTATTAATACTGTCATCCGGCTGACCGATCCCAGCCTCCCCGGATAGCGGCGCGTAGCGTCTTATCCGGGCTACGGTCTGTTATCCGGCTGGCAGCCCCGGTAAGCGCAGCGCGACCGGGGGACTTCTCGTTTATCCTCCTGCTTTTTCCCGTTTGCCTGCCGCTTGTCGACCTTTGTTACATTTCCGCTCACCGACGCTGATTTACAATCTTATTTCGCCTCTGTATTGTTATGTTATAACATTAAATGGGGGGTGGGATATGTTCACATCGGTTTTTATGGCATCCGGCGCGGCGCGCCTGGCCATCGCGGGAACGCTGCTGGCGGCGCTATGGCTGGCGACCTGGTGGGCGGTGACGCTGCCATGATTGAACTGGAACAACTGGTAACCGGCTATGGCGGGGTGGCGATCACCCCTCCGCTGAGCGGGATGATATGCCCCGGCAGCCTGACGGCAATCGTTGGCCTCAATGGCTGCGGAAAATCGACCCTGCTGAAAACCCTCGCCGGGTTTCTTCCGCCGGTCAGTGGCTGTCTGCGCTGGCAGGGAAAGCGGCCGGTGATTGGCTGGCTGGCGCAGCGCCATGCCCTCGAGTCGCAGTTTCCTCTCAACGTGCAGGATGTGGTGAGCCAGGGCGCATGGCCCGGCGTGTCGCTGCTGCGCGGTCTGGGCGGCGATACCCGGCGACGCATCGGCGCGGCGCTGGAGCGGGTCGGGCTGGCGAGCCTGGCGAAAACCCCGATCGAAGCGCTCTCCGGCGGCCAGTTTCAGCGCATGCTGTTTGCCCGGGTGCTGGTGCAGCAGGCGCCGCTGGTGATGCTCGACGAGCCCTTCACCGGCATTGATGAAGCGACCAGTCGCGAACTGATGGATTTGATCCTCGACATGCACCGGCAGGGGCAGACCATCCTGGCGGTGCTGCATGATAACCAGCGGGTAGCCGACTTTTTCCCGGAGACGCTGCTGCTGACCCCCCGGCGCGCCTGCTGGGGCGCCACCCGGGCGGTTCTCCCGGCCTTCAGCCAGGCGAGGTCGGCATGATCTGGCACACCTTCTTTCAGCCTTTTATTGAATTCGGCTTTATGCGCCGGGCGCTGGTGGTCTGTCTGGCGCTGTCGCTAAGCACCACCATGCTGGGCGTCTTCCTGCTGCTGCGGCGCATGAGCCTGATGGGCGACGCGCTGTCGCACGCCATTCTCCCCGGCGTGGCGGTGGGCTATCTGCTGAGCGGCATGTCGCTGCTGGCCATGACCCTGGGCGGCTTTGTCGCCGGCATCGCGGTCGCGCTGGTGGCGGGATGGGTGAGCCGGCGGACGCCGTTAAAAGAGGACGCCAGCTTTGCCGGATTTTATCTGGGATCGCTGGCGCTGGGCGTCACCCTGGTGTCGCTGCGCGGCTCCAGCGTCGACCTGCTGCATCTGCTGTTTGGCTCCATTCTGGCGGTGGACCGTGACGCGGCGCTGTTTGTCAGCGGCGTCGCCAGCCTGACGCTGCTGTGCATCGCGCTGTGCTACCGCGGTCTGGTCAGCGAGGCGTTCGACAGCGCCTGGCTGCAGGTGAATCACCGCCGGCTGCCCGCGCTGCTGCATGGGCTTTTTCTGGCGCTGCTGGTGCTTAACCTGGTGGCGGGGTTTCAGGTGCTCGGCACGCTGATGGCGGTAGGGGTGATGATGCTGCCTGCGGTCGCCGCGCGCTGCTGGGCGCGAACGCTGCCAGGCATCCTGCTGCTGGCGGCGCTCTCCGGCGCGCTCTGCGCCTGGCTGGGTTTGAGTCTCTCCTGGGCGGCCAGTCTTCCCGCCGGGCCCGCCATCGTGCTGACCGCCAGCGCGCTGTTTTTTATTTCGCTGTTTTTTGGCACGCGCAGCCGGCTGCTGGTCGGCTGGCGCAAATTGATGGGGTAAGGAAATGATGAAACGTAGTGCAATAGTGGTCGCGCTGGCCTTCGGCCTGATGGCGCAGGGGGCGATGGCGAAAACGCTGAATGTGGTAAGCAGTTTTTCGGTGCTGGGTGATATGGTGCAGCAGGTCGGCGGGGAGCATGTTCATGTGGATACCCTGGTCGGCCCGGATGGCGATCCGCACACCTTCGAGCCGTCGCCGAAGGACAGCGCGCTGCTCAGCAAGGCCGACGTGGTGGTGGTTAACGGTCTGGGACTGGAAGGGTGGCTGGATCGCCTGATTAAGGCCTCTGGTTTTAAGGGCGAGCTGGTGGTGGCGTCGAAGGGCGTCAAGACCCATACCCTCGATGAAGATGGCAAAACGGTGACCGATCCCCACGCCTGGAACAGCGCGGCGAACGGCGCGTTGTATGCGCAGAATATCCTCGATGGACTGGTGAAAGCCGACCCGGAAGATCAAGCGGCGCTGACGAACAGCGGCAAGCGTTATATCGAGCAACTGACGGCCCTCGACGGCTGGGCGAAAGGGCAGTTCAGCGCCATTCCGCAGGCAAAGCGCAAAGTTCTCACCAGCCATGACGCCTTCGGCTATTTTGGCCGCGCTTATCACGTGACCTTCCTCGCGCCGCAGGGGCTCTCTTCAGAGAGCGAGGCCAGCGCGGCGCAGGTGGCGGCGCTGATTAAGCAAATCAACGCGGACGGCGTCCATACCTGGTTTATGGAGAACCAGCTTGACCCGCGACTGGTGAAGCAGATCGCCAGCGCCACCGGCGCGCAGCCCGGCGGAGAACTCTATCCTGAGGCGCTCTCCGCTCCGGGTGGCGTCGCGGATAGCTATGTCAAAATGATGCGTCATAACGTAGCGCTGATCGCCGCCAGCATGAAGTAGTCGTGCGATTTCTCATCCCGGCGCCGCCGGGATGATTCATTTTGGATGTCCCCTCGTAAATTCCACACCTCGTCCCCATATCTCTGTGGAAAGTGCTATCTTTGATGGCCTCTTTATCCGGAGCAAAGCGGGGCGATAATGACCGATTCAGAATTAATGCAGCTAAGCGAGAAGGTCGGCCGGGCGCTGAAGGCGCAGGGCGCGACGGTGACCACGGCGGAATCCTGCACCGGCGGCTGGATAGCGAAAGCCATCACCGATATTGCCGGCAGCTCAGCGTGGTTTGAACGCGGTTTTGTGACCTACAGCAATGAGGCCAAATCGCAAATGATCGGCGTCAGCGAAGCGACGCTGCGGGACAACGGCGCGGTGAGCGAACCGGTGGTGGTGGAGATGGCGATCGGCGCGTTGCGCGCCGCGCGCGCGGACTATGCCATCTCGGTAAGCGGCGTCGCCGGGCCGGGTGGCGGCAGCGACGAAAAGCCGGTCGGGACGGTGTGGTTTGGCGTCGCCAGCGTCAGCGGGCAAGGGGTGACGCGGCGGGAATGCTTTGCCGGAGACCGCGAAGCGGTGCGTCGTCAGGCGACGGCCTACGCGCTCAATCTGCTCTGGCAACAATTTCTACAAAAGACTTGATACTGTATGACTATACAGTATAATTGCCTCAACTGAACAAATATTAACGGCGAAGCGAACAGGCTTCACCCTGCATGATTAGGAGTAACAATGGCGATCGACGAAAACAAACAGAAAGCGTTGGCGGCTGCACTGGGCCAGATCGAAAAGCAATTCGGTAAAGGCTCCATCATGCGCCTGGGTGAAGACCGTTCTATGGACGTAGAAACCATCTCCACCGGCTCGCTTTCTCTGGATATCGCGCTGGGCGCCGGCGGTCTGCCAATGGGCCGTATCGTCGAGATCTACGGGCCGGAATCCTCCGGTAAAACCACCCTGACGCTGCAGGTTATCGCCGCAGCGCAGCGCGAAGGTAAAACCTGTGCGTTCATCGATGCGGAACACGCGCTGGATCCGGTCTATGCGCGCAAACTGGGCGTGGATATCGACAACCTGCTGTGTTCTCAGCCGGATACCGGCGAGCAGGCGCTGGAAATCTGTGACGCGCTGGCGCGCTCCGGCGCGGTTGACGTTATCGTCGTCGATTCCGTCGCGGCGCTGACGCCGAAAGCGGAAATCGAAGGCGAAATCGGCGACTCTCACATGGGCCTCGCGGCGCGTATGATGAGCCAGGCGATGCGTAAACTGGCGGGTAACCTGAAGCAGTCCAACACGCTGCTGATCTTTATCAACCAGATCCGTATGAAAATCGGCGTGATGTTCGGTAACCCGGAAACCACCACCGGCGGTAACGCGCTGAAGTTCTACGCCTCCGTGCGTCTGGATATCCGTCGCATCGGCGCGGTGAAAGAGGGCGATAACGTCGTCGGCAGCGAAACCCGCGTCAAAGTAGTGAAGAACAAGATTGCGGCGCCGTTCAAACAGGCTGAATTCCAGATCCTCTACGGCGAAGGCATCAACTTCTTCGGCGAGCTGGTTGACCTCGGCGTGAAAGAGAAGCTGATTGAGAAAGCGGGCGCCTGGTACAGCTACAACGGCGACAAAATTGGTCAGGGGAAAGCGAACGCTATCACCTGGCTGAAAGAGAACCCGGCGGCGGCGAAAGAGATTGAGAAGAAAGTGCGCGAACTGCTGCTCAACAACCAGGACTCTACGCCGGACTTCGCCGTTGACGGCAACGACGCAGAAGAAACGGAACAAGATTTCTGATATCGTCTAACAGAGTGATAAAGGGCTGCTTATGCGGCCCTTTTGCTTTTCTTAGATTATTGAGGTGCCTGTGACTGAACCTTCATCACGCCGATCCGGCTATGCTCGTCTGCTGGACCGCGCTATCCGTATCCTGGCGATGCGCGACCACAGCGAACAGGAGCTGCGGCGCAAACTGGCCGCTCCGGTGATGAGCAAAAACGGCCCCGAGGCGCTGGACGTCACCCCTGAAGAGCTGGAGCAGGTGATGGCCTGGTGTATCGAAAACCGCTATCTCGACGATAATCGTTTTGTCGGCCAGTTCATCGCCAGCCGGAGCCGCAAAGGCTATGGCCCCGCGCGCATTCGTCAGGAGCTCAGCCAGAAAGGCATTGCGCGCCAGGCCGTTGAACAGGCGATGCGCGAATGCGATATCGACTGGGTGAGCCTTGCCAGGGCGCAGGCGCAGCGTAAATACGGTGAACCGTTACCATCCGCCTTTACTGAAAAAGTGAAAATCCAGCGATTCCTGCTGTACCGTGGCTACCTGATGGAAGATATCCAGGAAATCTGGCGAAATTTTGCAGATTGACCCATCCGGGATTTTACTTCGCCGTAAAGAAAACTTATCTTATTCCCACTTTATTCCGTCGGGCCGCTGGTTGTGACAGTGCAGGCAGCGTCCTGGGCGATTATTCCTTTACACAAAATCATTCAAGCTGCATCAGGGCGGCAAGAGAGACTATCTTCCGCAGCGCACGTCAGTTCGGTGCCGGAAGAGCAAGCGCAGCCAGGACAGAGGCGACTTGAAGGATGACGTGTAGCTTGATTTCAGGATAATTATGAGCAAGAGCACCGCTGAGATCCGTCAGGCGTTTCTCGACTTTTTCCATAGCAAGGGACATCAGGTAGTTGCCAGCAGCTCCCTGGTGCCGCACAACGATCCGACCCTGCTGTTTACCAACGCAGGGATGAACCAGTTCAAGGATGTCTTCCTTGGTCTCGACAAACGTAATTATTCGCGTGCGACCACCGCGCAGCGTTGCGTGCGTGCGGGTGGTAAACACAACGATCTGGAAAACGTCGGTTACACCGCGCGTCACCACACCTTCTTTGAAATGCTGGGCAACTTTAGCTTCGGCGACTACTTCAAGCAGGATGCCATCAAATACGCGTGGGAACTGCTGACCGGTGAGAACTGGTTCGCGCTGCCGAAAGAGAAGCTGTGGGTCACCGTTTACGAGACCGATGACGAAGCATTCGACATCTGGGCCAATGAAGTAGGCGTCCCG is part of the Klebsiella quasipneumoniae subsp. quasipneumoniae genome and encodes:
- the recA gene encoding recombinase RecA, which encodes MAIDENKQKALAAALGQIEKQFGKGSIMRLGEDRSMDVETISTGSLSLDIALGAGGLPMGRIVEIYGPESSGKTTLTLQVIAAAQREGKTCAFIDAEHALDPVYARKLGVDIDNLLCSQPDTGEQALEICDALARSGAVDVIVVDSVAALTPKAEIEGEIGDSHMGLAARMMSQAMRKLAGNLKQSNTLLIFINQIRMKIGVMFGNPETTTGGNALKFYASVRLDIRRIGAVKEGDNVVGSETRVKVVKNKIAAPFKQAEFQILYGEGINFFGELVDLGVKEKLIEKAGAWYSYNGDKIGQGKANAITWLKENPAAAKEIEKKVRELLLNNQDSTPDFAVDGNDAEETEQDF
- the recX gene encoding recombination regulator RecX; translated protein: MTEPSSRRSGYARLLDRAIRILAMRDHSEQELRRKLAAPVMSKNGPEALDVTPEELEQVMAWCIENRYLDDNRFVGQFIASRSRKGYGPARIRQELSQKGIARQAVEQAMRECDIDWVSLARAQAQRKYGEPLPSAFTEKVKIQRFLLYRGYLMEDIQEIWRNFAD